From a single Cyclobacterium marinum DSM 745 genomic region:
- a CDS encoding zinc metallopeptidase translates to MGIILIVVVFAILGYVVSNKLKNKFKKYSQVSLKANLSGKEIAELMLADHNIHNVTVNCVEGQLSDHYNPMNKTVNLSTDVYYGRNAAATAVAAHECGHAVQHANSYAWLKLRSALVPIQNISGKILNVVLIASLFGGIALFGLPYEAVGVVVVGAYSMLTLFSVITLPVEFDASNRALAWVKQRNIVTPEEYGMSKDALKWAAMTYVVAALASMATLAYYMFIFFGNRD, encoded by the coding sequence ATGGGAATCATATTAATAGTAGTTGTTTTTGCAATTCTTGGTTATGTGGTCAGTAACAAACTGAAGAATAAGTTCAAGAAATACTCACAGGTTTCTTTGAAGGCAAATCTTTCCGGTAAAGAAATTGCAGAATTGATGTTGGCAGATCACAATATCCACAACGTCACTGTAAATTGTGTGGAAGGTCAACTTTCCGACCATTATAACCCAATGAACAAAACCGTGAACTTAAGCACGGATGTTTATTATGGAAGAAATGCTGCCGCAACAGCCGTAGCTGCACACGAATGTGGTCACGCTGTTCAGCATGCCAATTCTTATGCATGGCTAAAGCTCAGGTCAGCCTTAGTGCCCATCCAAAATATCAGCGGTAAAATATTAAACGTAGTTTTGATCGCCTCGCTTTTTGGTGGAATAGCTCTGTTTGGCTTACCTTATGAGGCAGTGGGTGTGGTTGTAGTGGGCGCATACAGTATGCTTACATTATTTAGTGTGATCACTTTACCTGTTGAATTTGACGCAAGTAACCGAGCGCTGGCTTGGGTAAAGCAACGTAATATTGTGACACCTGAAGAGTATGGAATGTCTAAAGATGCATTGAAATGGGCTGCAATGACTTATGTAGTTGCTGCTTTAGCTTCTATGGCTACTTTAGCCTACTATATGTTTATCTTTTTTGGAAATAGAGATTAA
- a CDS encoding acyl-CoA dehydrogenase: MDFKLNEEQEAIKEAASAFAKTELLPEVIERDIKCEFPKDLIKKMAEMGFMGMMVPTAYGGGGMDTLSYVIALEEIAKIDASAAVIMSVNNSLVCWGLERYGTEVQKKKYLTPLASGKSLGAFALSEPEAGSDATSQKTTAVDKGDHYLLNGTKNWITNGYSADYYLVIAQTNKEKGHHGISVFIVERNWEGFEVGKKEDKLGIRASDTCSLMFTDVKVPKENRIGEEGFGFKFAMETLNGGRIGIAAQALGIAAGALELSVKYALERKTFGKTISEHQAIQFKLADMDIEIEAARLLCYKAALKKDNNEDYVRASAIAKLYSSKVAMETSIEAVQIHGGYGYVREYHVERMMRDAKITQIYEGTSEIQKIIISRKLLS; this comes from the coding sequence ATGGATTTCAAACTAAACGAAGAACAGGAGGCCATCAAAGAAGCTGCTTCAGCTTTTGCTAAAACAGAACTTTTACCGGAAGTCATTGAAAGAGATATCAAATGTGAATTTCCAAAGGATCTGATAAAAAAGATGGCAGAAATGGGATTTATGGGCATGATGGTTCCCACTGCTTATGGAGGTGGTGGAATGGACACCCTATCCTATGTTATAGCTTTAGAAGAAATTGCCAAAATAGATGCTTCTGCAGCTGTAATCATGTCTGTCAATAATTCCCTTGTTTGTTGGGGTTTGGAAAGGTACGGAACAGAAGTGCAAAAAAAGAAATATTTAACACCCTTAGCTTCCGGAAAATCCTTAGGAGCTTTTGCTTTGTCAGAGCCGGAAGCAGGATCAGATGCTACCTCACAGAAAACCACAGCTGTCGACAAAGGTGATCATTATTTGTTGAATGGAACAAAAAACTGGATCACCAATGGCTATTCCGCTGATTATTATTTGGTCATTGCACAGACCAACAAGGAAAAAGGACACCATGGAATTTCTGTATTTATTGTTGAGAGGAATTGGGAAGGTTTTGAAGTAGGTAAAAAAGAAGACAAATTAGGAATAAGGGCTTCAGACACCTGTTCATTAATGTTTACTGACGTAAAGGTACCCAAGGAAAATCGCATTGGTGAGGAGGGCTTTGGATTTAAATTTGCCATGGAGACATTAAATGGTGGTAGAATTGGTATTGCTGCGCAGGCGCTTGGCATAGCAGCCGGCGCTTTGGAATTATCTGTAAAATATGCTTTGGAAAGAAAAACCTTTGGCAAAACGATCAGTGAGCATCAAGCCATACAGTTCAAATTGGCAGATATGGATATTGAAATTGAAGCCGCTCGTTTGCTTTGTTACAAGGCAGCCTTAAAAAAAGACAATAATGAAGATTATGTAAGGGCAAGTGCAATTGCCAAATTGTACTCTTCGAAGGTGGCCATGGAAACCAGTATTGAAGCCGTCCAAATTCATGGAGGCTATGGTTATGTACGTGAATACCATGTTGAACGAATGATGAGGGACGCAAAAATAACTCAAATCTATGAAGGCACTTCCGAAATTCAGAAAATAATCATATCCAGAAAGCTTTTAAGCTAA